In the Centroberyx gerrardi isolate f3 chromosome 9, fCenGer3.hap1.cur.20231027, whole genome shotgun sequence genome, one interval contains:
- the tax1bp3 gene encoding tax1-binding protein 3 translates to MSFIPGQPVTAVVQRIEIHKLRQGEHLILGFSIGGGIDQDPGQNPFSEDKTDKGIYVTRVSPGGPAEVAGLRMGDKIMQVNGWDMTMVTHDQARKRLTKKNEEVVRLLVTRKSLEQAVKHSMTSYPK, encoded by the exons CAACGGATTGAGATCCACAAGCTGCGGCAGGGAGAGCACCTGATCCTGGGCTTCAGTATCGGAGGAGGGATAGACCAAGACCCTGGGCAGAACCCCTTCTCTGAGGACAAGACTGacaag GGCATCTATGTGACCAGAGTGTCACCAGGGGGACCAGCAGAGGTGGCAGGCTTGAGGATGGGAGACAAAATAATGCAG gTGAACGGTTGGGACATGACCATGGTGACCCATGACCAGGCCCGTAAAAGACTAACAAAGAAGAATGAGGAGGTGGTGCGGCTACTGGTAACCAGGAAGTCGCTGGAACAAGCTGTCAAACATTCTATGACTAGTTACCCCAAATAA
- the slc1a6 gene encoding excitatory amino acid transporter 4: MNEKPPTSASLFLNEDADKPPLPERGDLRRRLRRAMERRASSMKERMSSVSRESVKAFLRRNLFVLFTVAAVALGVILGFALRPHNLSLREIKYFAFPGELLMRMLQMLVLPLIVSSLVTGISSLDSKASSKMGMRAVVYYMVTTLIAVFIGIVMVMIIRPGKGNRDSPMTSGNMEPVQTADAFLDLIRNMFPPNLVEACFKQYKTVYKKIVHTRNVTVALNLTDSLNVTESNLGLNLSRVLHTIQETVEETVPVSGASGGVNALGLVVFSICFGLVIGNMKQQGQALRDFFDCLNEAIMRLVAIIIWYSPVGILFLIAGKIVEMKDLAQVGGQLGMYTVSVIVGLLIHGLFVLPLLYFLVTRKNPYSFICGLLQALITALGTSSSSATLPITFRCLEENNHVDKRVTRFVLPVGATINMDGTALYEAVAAIFIAQVNDMDLNFGQILTISITATAASIGAAGIPQAGLVTMVIVLTSVGLPTDDITLIIAVDWFLDRLRTTTNVLGDSLGAGIVEHLSRGELQSQDAELGNSVIEENEKPYQLICQENDSLKHRNSETTM, from the exons ATGAATGAGAAGCCCCCGACCAGCGCCAGTCTTTTCCTGAACGAGGACGCGGACAAACCCCCCCTGCCGGAGCGAGGAGACCTGAGGCGGCGCCTACGCAGGGCGATGGAGCGGAGAGCCAGCAGcatgaaggagaggatgagctCCGTCAGCAGGGAGAGCGTCAAGGCTTTCCTCCGGAGGAACCTGTTCGTTCTGTTCACCGTCGCAGCGGTGGCTCTGG GTGTGATCCTGGGCTTTGCTCTGCGCCCCCACAATCTGTCCCTGAGAGAGATCAAGTACTTTGCCTTTCCTGGAGAGCTGCTAATGAGGATGTTGCAGATGCTGGTGCTTCCACTCATCGTCTCCAGTCTGGTCACAG GTATCTCCTCCCTGGACAGCAAGGCGTCCAGTAAGATGGGTATGCGCGCGGTGGTGTACTACATGGTGACCACCCTGATTGCCGTGTTCATTGGCATCGTCATGGTGATGATCATCCGGCCGGGGAAAGGCAACAGGGACAGTCCTATGACCAGCGGAAACATGGAGCCAGTTCAGACTGCTGATGCCTTCCTGGATCTCATCAG gAACATGTTTCCTCCTAATCTGGTGGAGGCTTGCTTCAAGCAG taTAAAACAGTTTACAAGAAGATCGTGCACACCAGGAACGTGACGGTGGCCCTGAACCTCACCGACTCGCTCAACGTCACAGAGTCTAACCTGGGCCTGAACCTCAGCAGGGTGCTGCACACCATACAG GAGACGGTGGAGGAGACTGTCCCGGTCTCAGGTGCCTCCGGTGGGGTGAACGCTCTGGGCCTGGTGGTGTTCTCCATATGCTTCGGCCTGGTCATcggcaacatgaagcagcagggCCAGGCCCTCCGGGACTTCTTCGACTGCCTCAACGAAGCGATCATGAGGCTGGTGGCCATCATCATCTG GTACTCTCCAGTGGGCATCCTGTTCCTGATTGCAGGGAAGATCGTGGAGATGAAGGACCTGGCGCAGGTGGGCGGCCAGCTGGGGATGTACACCGTGTCGGTCATCGTGGGCCTCCTCATCCACGGCCTCTTCGTCCTGCCGCTGCTCTACTTCCTGGTGACCAGGAAGAACCCGTACAGCTTCATCTGCGGCCTGCTGCAGGCGCTCATCACGGCCCTGGGAACGTCCTCTAG CTCTGCCACCCTGCCGATCACCTTCCGCTGTCTGGAGGAGAACAACCATGTGGACAAGCGGGTGACGCGCTTCGTCCTCCCCGTGGGCGCCACCATCAACATGGACGGCACCGCCCTCTACGAGGCTGTGGCGGCCATCTTTATCGCTCAAGTGAATGACATGGACCTCAACTTTGGCCAGATTCTCACCATCAG TATCACGGCAACCGCCGCCAGCATCGGAGCAGCAGGCATCCCTCAGGCTGGgctggttaccatggtgatcgtATTGACATCGGTGGGACTGCCCACAGACGACATAACGCTGATCATCGCCGTGGATTGGTTCTT GGACCGCTTGCGTACCACCACCAACGTGCTGGGCGACTCGCTCGGCGCCGGCATCGTGGAGCACCTTTCCCGCGGAGAGCTGCAGAGCCAGGACGCCGAGCTCGGCAACTCCGTCATCGAGGAGAACGAGAAGCCGTACCAGCTCATCTGCCAGGAGAACGACTCGCTCAAACACCGCAACAGCGAGACCACGATGTGA